Proteins encoded in a region of the Streptomyces violaceoruber genome:
- a CDS encoding tyrosine-type recombinase/integrase, giving the protein MERWQAAKREGSKRQAPGRWRVRWYGPDGKPKAKTFGKLPRAEAEKDAITARLDKGSYRDPRSGKTAVRIVAEEWYESKRKIGRTTKRDYRDLLDNYVIPKWGDWQVAAVQWEDVNTWLTELETKPGKSGRTLGAARIIKAYRVLAMVMKHAVFSKRAAVSPCHDHELPRPDDEDEHVYLTYDQLERLALAAGEYRLLILTLGYCGIRWAEASAVKAGRLSVPKRRIRIVQNYTDVSGVLALGPVKNHEKRSVPLPRSFADELGTLAQGKLSDGLLFTAPEGGPLRYANFRSRVFDPAVKEAGLSGLGITPHKLRHTAASLAIAAGADVKVVQLMLGHKDASMTLNIYGHLFPDRLDEVADALDAGRKVALALADASLTDA; this is encoded by the coding sequence ATGGAGCGCTGGCAGGCAGCGAAGCGCGAGGGCAGTAAGCGGCAGGCGCCCGGCCGGTGGCGGGTCCGCTGGTACGGGCCCGACGGAAAGCCGAAGGCGAAGACCTTCGGGAAGCTGCCGCGGGCCGAGGCGGAGAAGGACGCGATCACCGCGCGACTCGACAAGGGCTCTTACCGTGACCCGAGGTCGGGGAAGACGGCCGTGCGAATCGTCGCTGAGGAGTGGTACGAGTCGAAACGCAAGATCGGCCGGACCACGAAGCGGGACTACCGCGATCTGCTCGACAACTACGTGATCCCGAAGTGGGGGGATTGGCAGGTCGCGGCCGTCCAGTGGGAGGACGTGAACACGTGGCTCACCGAGCTGGAGACGAAGCCGGGAAAGTCCGGCCGCACGCTGGGCGCGGCCCGCATCATCAAGGCCTACCGGGTGCTGGCGATGGTGATGAAACACGCCGTGTTCTCCAAGCGTGCAGCCGTCAGCCCGTGCCACGACCACGAGCTGCCTCGGCCGGACGACGAGGACGAGCACGTCTACCTCACCTACGACCAGCTGGAGCGGCTCGCCCTGGCGGCCGGCGAGTATCGGCTGCTGATCCTCACCCTGGGGTACTGCGGGATCCGCTGGGCGGAGGCGTCCGCGGTGAAAGCGGGCCGGTTGTCGGTGCCGAAGCGGCGCATCCGGATCGTGCAGAACTACACCGACGTCTCCGGCGTGCTCGCGCTGGGGCCAGTGAAGAACCACGAGAAGCGCTCTGTGCCGCTCCCCCGGTCGTTTGCCGACGAGCTGGGCACGCTCGCCCAAGGCAAGCTGTCTGACGGGCTGCTGTTCACGGCGCCGGAGGGCGGGCCGCTCAGGTACGCCAACTTCCGCTCGCGGGTGTTCGATCCCGCGGTGAAGGAGGCGGGGCTGTCCGGACTGGGCATCACGCCGCACAAGCTGCGGCACACGGCCGCGTCCCTGGCGATCGCGGCCGGCGCGGACGTGAAGGTCGTTCAGCTGATGCTCGGGCACAAGGATGCGTCGATGACGCTGAACATCTACGGGCACCTGTTCCCGGATCGGCTGGACGAGGTCGCGGATGCGCTCGACGCCGGACGGAAGGTCGCACTGGCGCTTGCGGATGCGTCGCTCACCGACGCCTAG
- a CDS encoding helix-turn-helix domain-containing protein codes for MSDETRPKTQITDLAGRNVAANVRRIREAHGWSTYDLARKLKEAGRPISPSAVAKVEREERRVDAGDLVALSVVLNVNPSALLLPRDDSPTTIVDLMPGKHTDGGEVRMTASRLWEWADGEVQLFSAPKAEDDFQAQREFIQNARPPRRGLREMEALLRQYRLKDEEGHTDGPSVD; via the coding sequence ATGAGCGACGAGACCCGACCGAAAACGCAGATCACCGACCTGGCGGGGCGCAACGTGGCCGCCAACGTCCGACGCATCCGAGAAGCGCACGGGTGGTCCACCTACGACCTCGCGCGAAAGCTCAAAGAGGCTGGCCGGCCGATCAGCCCGTCGGCCGTGGCCAAGGTGGAGAGGGAAGAACGGCGCGTAGACGCCGGCGACTTGGTTGCCCTGTCCGTCGTCCTCAACGTGAACCCGTCGGCGCTGCTGCTGCCACGGGACGACTCACCGACCACGATCGTGGACCTCATGCCGGGCAAGCACACAGACGGCGGCGAGGTGCGCATGACCGCCTCGCGGCTCTGGGAGTGGGCCGACGGAGAGGTACAGCTATTCAGCGCCCCGAAGGCTGAAGACGACTTCCAGGCGCAGCGAGAGTTCATCCAGAACGCCAGGCCGCCCCGACGTGGGCTGCGCGAGATGGAGGCGCTGCTCAGGCAGTACCGCTTGAAGGACGAGGAGGGACACACAGATGGCCCGAGTGTGGATTGA
- a CDS encoding helix-turn-helix domain-containing protein: MTSDLLTPRQVQTEYGFSPQTLANWRWSGTGPDYIKTSPGRGGRIRYRRSRIEAWLSAQSVTVGGNAA; this comes from the coding sequence GTGACCAGCGATCTGCTCACACCGAGGCAGGTGCAGACGGAGTACGGGTTCTCCCCGCAGACGCTTGCGAACTGGCGTTGGAGCGGTACCGGCCCCGACTACATCAAGACCAGCCCCGGCCGCGGCGGGCGCATCAGGTACAGGCGCAGCCGCATCGAAGCGTGGCTGTCCGCGCAGTCGGTGACCGTCGGAGGCAACGCGGCATGA